Genomic window (Thermovenabulum gondwanense):
GCGTTCATTTTACCCTTGACACATCAAGATGGGTAAATATACTTGGTTAGGGCCATAAGAAAAGGTGACATTTTCTCTGAATAAAACTACCCCTCTTGGGGTGACATTTTCATAGAATCTTGACATATCTTTTTATTCATCTTCATCATCAAAATCTTCGTCCTCAAAGTCCTCATCTTCATAATCTTCATCTTCGAAATCAAAGTCGCCTTCTTGAAGGTTTTCCCATGCTTCCCTTACCTTTTCAAACTCTTCTTCATCTTCCACTTCTGTTAAGAATTCTTCTCCATCCTCATCCGTGTCGATCCTGAAAATATACGCGGTTTCTTCATCCTCTTCGTTTACCGGTAAGAGAATTGCATAATCGTTGTCTTCTACATTAACCACACCTAAAACTTCAAACTCCGTTTCATTACCCTCATCATCATAAAGGGTTATAGTTTCTCTTTCATCCATATAATTCACCTCGATATATTAAATTAACACCATTTTATAGTAATTTGCCATTACTGTCAATATTATGAAGGTAATCCAGAAAACTTTGCAAAATCAACACGGCAGCTAATTTATCAATCACTCCCTTCCTTTTTTTTCTTGAAATATCTGCATCTATTAGTACTTTATGTGCTGCTACTGTTGTCAATCTTTCATCCCAATAAATTACTTGTGCTTTGTATATTGACCTTAGCTTTTCTCCAAACTTTTTTACATTTTCTACCCCTTTACCGTAGGTACCATTCATATTTACCGGTAGTCCAATGACTATTTTATCAACGCTGTTTTGTTCTGCAATTTCTACAACTTTTTTTACATCCTCGTTAAAGCCTTTTCTTTCCAGAACCATTAGCCCCCTTGAGGTAATTCCAAGTTCATCGGATATGGCAATACCTATTCTTTTTTCTCCCACATCCAGTCCTAATACACGCATTTTATAATTGCCCCTTTTAAACGATTTTTATACAAAATTCAGGGCAGGCACCAGCACAGTAACCGCATAAAATACATTTGTTTTCATCTACAGAAACTTTTTTGCCACATAACGAAAGGGCATCATATCTACATCTACTTACACAATTTCCGCATCCCTCGCACCATTCTTCAATTATTAGCCTTCTTTTTTCTTTCAATAAACTTTTTTCCACATCTTCCGGCACTTTTTCCCCTTCAAAAAAACATATGTCTGCAATAAGTTCTGATTTTGATTTTATTCCCACAGCGATGGAATGAAGGTAGGGAATATTTAAAACAAATTCAAAGGCTTTTACTTTTTCCTTTATTAGATTTCCTCCACCCAGGCATTTCATTCCGTAAATACCTTTACCTTTAGTATATGCATATTCTATAGCCTTTAGCATATCTTCTGCTGTCCCATCTTTAATACCAATTCCTTTAAAATTTATTAAAGGCTGAATTACATCGATTTCCTTCATTAGGGCTGCCGTTCTTACTACCTCCACCGTATGAGTAGAAACACCGGTAGCTTTAATCAGCCCTTTATCTTTGGCTTCCAACAGGTAATCTAAAGCCTCTTTATGTCCCTGTAAGGTCAATCGTGATTCCTGTTCATGTAACATAAAAATATCAATATAATCCTTGCCTATCTCTTTCCTTGCCTTTTCCACACTTTTTTTCATTCCTTCATATGTATAAGCGTAAGATTTACTTGCAATGATAATTTCGTTCTTAATCTTTTTTAGTGCTAAATTAATGTATTCATAATTTTTGTAATACTCCGCCGTATCAATAAAATTCACGCCCAGTTCAAAGGCTTCACAAATTAAATTTGCCCCTTCTTCAAGGGGCAAATTTGCTTGAAGCGGACCAATAGTCAAAGCTCCAAAACAAAGTTTTGAGACAATTAGATCTGTGCTGCCGAGTCTTTTGTATTCCATCGTCAATACCTCTTTTTTCATAATACTTTATTCTAATCCCAGGTATGTTTTAATTATTTCCTCCAGCAATTCATCTCTTTCAATTTTTCTGATCAAATTACGTGCATTTTTATAACTCGTAATATAAGCTGGATCACCCGATAAAAGGTATCCGACAATTTGATTAATGGGATTATAACCTTTTTCTTTTAAAGCATTGTATACTTCTTCTAAAATTTCCTTGACCGATTTTTTGTCATCTTTTTGGATCCTGTACATCATAGTTTTATCAAAGTTTTCCATTTTACTCCCCCTCAGGATAATAACCTGTCTTCAACAAATTTACGTGCAAAGTTCAAGGCTTCCGATATTTTTTCGGGGTATTTGCCGCCCGCCTGGGCAAAATCCGGCCTTCCACCACCGCTTCCACCGGCAATAAGGGCAACTTCTTTAATTACAGTTCCGGCATTTATTCCCCTATCAACTAAATCCTTTGTAGCGGTGCAAATAAATACTGCTTTTCCTTCATGTCGAGATGCCAGAATAATTAAGGAAGGTTTAAATCTGTTTTTAATAAAATCACTTATCTTTCTAAGATCCTCTAAATTCATATCCTCCAATTCGCTTATTAAAACCTTTACATCCTTTATTTCTTCTATTTTTTCCAGTATTTCTTTAACTTTGTAATTTAATACTTTATCCTTTAATTCTTCAATGATCTTTTCTTTTTCTTTCAATTGATTAAATAAATCCTGTATTTTTTCAGGAATTTCGTAAACACCAACTTTTAAATAGTTGGATGTCCTTTCTAAAACTCGTTGATCTTCCCGTATTAAGTTTATTAAATTTTTACCGGTAACAGCTTCTATTCTGCGAATTCCAGCAGCAATGCTTCCCTCGGACACAATTTTAAAAAGTCCTATTTCTGCCGTGCTTTTTACATGTGTCCCTCCGCACAGCTCCTTGCTGAAATCTCCCATAACCACAACTCTTACCTTTTCCCCATACTTCTCTCCAAATAGTGCAACGGCTCCTTCTTCTTGAGCTTCCTTTAATGAGGTATTCTTAATATTAACCGTAAGGTTATCCAAAATCGCCTCATTTACTATATTTTCAATCCTCTCAATTTCTTCTTCCGTCAGGGCTTGATAATGATTAAAATCAAATCGCAATCTCTCAGGATCCACCAGAGAACCTGACTGATTTACGTGATCGCCGAGAACAATTTTTAAAGCTTTATGAAGCAGGTGGGTAGCACTGTGATTCCTCATAATATTTTTTCTTCTTATTTCGTCTACTTCAGCATTTACATTGTCGTTTATGCTCACCGTTCCTTCTTCTACTTTTCCAATATGGTATATTTTACCATCAGGAGTCTTTCTGGTATCCATTACTTTAAACCTGAAATTTTCGTTATATATATATCCCGTATCTCCCACCTGTCCTCCGCTCTCACCATAGAAAGGAGTTCTGTCGAGGACTATAATGGCTTCTTTACCGGATTCCAATTCTGTAACGGGTTCTTTCCCAACAGTAATCATTCTTACCTGTGCCTTTGCCCTTAAACTGTCATAACCAACAAAGATTGTGGGATCCAAAGGTGCCAGCACTTCATACAGCTCATCTACCGGGTATTCTTCCTTTCTTGCCGCTTTTGCTTTCTCCCTCTGTTTTTCCATTAATTCTTCAAAGGTTTTCTTATCAATGCCAAAGCCTTTTTCCCTGGCCACATCCTCCGTTAAGTCCAAAGGAAAGCCAAAAGTATCATAGAGCATAAAAGCCATTTCGCCCGGTAAAGTCTTCTTGCCATCCTTTTCTAATTCAGCTATACCATCCTTCAGTATTCTTAGCCCTTCACTAAGGGTTTGTCCAAAACGTATTTCTTCATTTTCTATAACCCTTTGAACGTAACCCTGACTTTTTTTAATTTCAGGGTACACGTCTCCCATCAGCTCAACAACTTTGGGTACAATTTTATACAGGAATGGTTCATTCAATTCAAGTTCTCTCCCGAATCGGGCAGCCCTCCTTAAAATTCTCCTCAGAACATAACTTCTGCCTTCATTCCCGGGAAGAACGCCATCGGCTATTAGGAAAGTAACAGCCCTTATATGATCGGCTATTACTCTAAATGGAAATCCCCTGTCATCGCCAAAATATTTTTTACCTGTCATATTTTCTACAAATGCTATAATTGGTCTTAAAAGATCAGTATCGTAATTGCTGTAAACATTTTGCATAACCGTGGCTATTCTTTCAAGGCCCATACCGGTATCAATGCTGGGTTTGGGAAGAGGAGTCAAATTTCCTTCTTCATCCCTGTTATACTGCATAAATACCAAGTTCCAGAGTTCTCTCCACCTATCACAATCACAAACACCCAATTTACACTCCGGACTATCGCACCTGTGTTCCTCGCCGCGATCGATATATATTTCACTGCAAGGACCGCATGGACCCGTATCCCCCATTGCCCAGAAGTTATCTTTTTCGCTCATACGTACAATTTTTTCCGGTGGGATTTT
Coding sequences:
- a CDS encoding IreB family regulatory phosphoprotein, producing the protein MENFDKTMMYRIQKDDKKSVKEILEEVYNALKEKGYNPINQIVGYLLSGDPAYITSYKNARNLIRKIERDELLEEIIKTYLGLE
- a CDS encoding aldo/keto reductase, with product MEYKRLGSTDLIVSKLCFGALTIGPLQANLPLEEGANLICEAFELGVNFIDTAEYYKNYEYINLALKKIKNEIIIASKSYAYTYEGMKKSVEKARKEIGKDYIDIFMLHEQESRLTLQGHKEALDYLLEAKDKGLIKATGVSTHTVEVVRTAALMKEIDVIQPLINFKGIGIKDGTAEDMLKAIEYAYTKGKGIYGMKCLGGGNLIKEKVKAFEFVLNIPYLHSIAVGIKSKSELIADICFFEGEKVPEDVEKSLLKEKRRLIIEEWCEGCGNCVSRCRYDALSLCGKKVSVDENKCILCGYCAGACPEFCIKIV
- the ruvX gene encoding Holliday junction resolvase RuvX — its product is MRVLGLDVGEKRIGIAISDELGITSRGLMVLERKGFNEDVKKVVEIAEQNSVDKIVIGLPVNMNGTYGKGVENVKKFGEKLRSIYKAQVIYWDERLTTVAAHKVLIDADISRKKRKGVIDKLAAVLILQSFLDYLHNIDSNGKLL
- the alaS gene encoding alanine--tRNA ligase codes for the protein MMSSNEIREKFLSFFESKGHQRVPSSSLVPHNDPTLLFTNAGMNQFKDVFLGIKKLPYKRATTAQKCVRAGGKHNDLDSVGRTARHHTFFEMLGNFSFGDYFKKEAIAYAWEFLTEVLMLPKEKLWVSIYEKDDEAFYLWQEVAKIPPEKIVRMSEKDNFWAMGDTGPCGPCSEIYIDRGEEHRCDSPECKLGVCDCDRWRELWNLVFMQYNRDEEGNLTPLPKPSIDTGMGLERIATVMQNVYSNYDTDLLRPIIAFVENMTGKKYFGDDRGFPFRVIADHIRAVTFLIADGVLPGNEGRSYVLRRILRRAARFGRELELNEPFLYKIVPKVVELMGDVYPEIKKSQGYVQRVIENEEIRFGQTLSEGLRILKDGIAELEKDGKKTLPGEMAFMLYDTFGFPLDLTEDVAREKGFGIDKKTFEELMEKQREKAKAARKEEYPVDELYEVLAPLDPTIFVGYDSLRAKAQVRMITVGKEPVTELESGKEAIIVLDRTPFYGESGGQVGDTGYIYNENFRFKVMDTRKTPDGKIYHIGKVEEGTVSINDNVNAEVDEIRRKNIMRNHSATHLLHKALKIVLGDHVNQSGSLVDPERLRFDFNHYQALTEEEIERIENIVNEAILDNLTVNIKNTSLKEAQEEGAVALFGEKYGEKVRVVVMGDFSKELCGGTHVKSTAEIGLFKIVSEGSIAAGIRRIEAVTGKNLINLIREDQRVLERTSNYLKVGVYEIPEKIQDLFNQLKEKEKIIEELKDKVLNYKVKEILEKIEEIKDVKVLISELEDMNLEDLRKISDFIKNRFKPSLIILASRHEGKAVFICTATKDLVDRGINAGTVIKEVALIAGGSGGGRPDFAQAGGKYPEKISEALNFARKFVEDRLLS
- a CDS encoding DUF1292 domain-containing protein, with the protein product MDERETITLYDDEGNETEFEVLGVVNVEDNDYAILLPVNEEDEETAYIFRIDTDEDGEEFLTEVEDEEEFEKVREAWENLQEGDFDFEDEDYEDEDFEDEDFDDEDE